Proteins from one Candidatus Zixiibacteriota bacterium genomic window:
- a CDS encoding DsrE family protein, with translation MPSGKTLTVAIMDAPYESANSTTAMRIIDAALKKGHNVNVFAYEGAVNLTMKAQAAHPNPVKGTTVEQEQHPTTKDWVSALFKLASEKGVRLDWVNCGLCVDERGAGDWIEGPRRGGPKDLLDASNTSDATLIIPTK, from the coding sequence ATGCCATCCGGTAAGACGCTCACGGTCGCTATCATGGATGCGCCCTACGAGTCCGCGAATTCCACCACCGCGATGCGGATCATCGACGCGGCGCTGAAGAAGGGCCACAACGTCAACGTCTTCGCTTACGAGGGAGCGGTCAATCTGACGATGAAGGCCCAGGCGGCGCATCCCAATCCCGTAAAAGGAACCACCGTCGAGCAGGAGCAGCATCCGACCACGAAGGATTGGGTCAGCGCGCTCTTCAAGCTGGCCAGCGAAAAGGGCGTCAGGCTCGACTGGGTCAATTGCGGTCTGTGCGTCGACGAGCGCGGCGCGGGCGACTGGATCGAGGGGCCGCGGCGGGGCGGGCCCAAAGATCTGCTGGACGCCTCCAACACGAGCGACGCGACGTTGATCATCCCGACCAAGTAG
- a CDS encoding DsrE family protein: MARYLVIESRDPFDSSDSAYLSELVRGIAARGNPTTLFLIQNGVLPARKGAKPGDALAALIRSKVEVLADDFSLKERAITQLVDGVKPADIGRLVDMLMEPGTKVIWH, encoded by the coding sequence ATGGCGAGGTATTTGGTCATTGAGTCGCGGGATCCTTTCGACAGCTCGGACTCCGCCTATCTTTCCGAGCTCGTTCGAGGCATCGCCGCGCGGGGAAACCCGACGACGCTGTTCCTCATCCAGAACGGCGTGCTGCCGGCGCGCAAAGGCGCCAAGCCCGGTGACGCGCTGGCGGCGCTGATCCGTTCGAAGGTCGAAGTCCTGGCCGACGATTTCTCGCTGAAAGAGCGGGCGATCACCCAGCTTGTCGACGGCGTGAAACCCGCCGACATCGGACGGCTGGTGGATATGCTCATGGAGCCGGGCACGAAGGTGATCTGGCACTGA